The following coding sequences lie in one Candidatus Tanganyikabacteria bacterium genomic window:
- the ung gene encoding uracil-DNA glycosylase has product MTATLAIDPRIEASWKRELAGEFAAPYFADLKRFLLAERDGGARFFPPGPQIFGAFDLTPFDAVRVVILGQDPYHGPGQAHGLAFSVPAGVALPPSLVNIFKELATDLGVPAPRHGSLESWARQGVLLLNATLTVRAHEAGSHQGKGWERFTDGAIRALAERRGGLVFLLWGRYARGKKPLIDERRHLVLEAPHPSPLSASYGFFGCRHFSRANAYLLDRGLAAIDWAI; this is encoded by the coding sequence ATGACCGCTACGCTCGCGATCGATCCCCGCATCGAGGCGTCGTGGAAGCGCGAACTGGCCGGCGAGTTCGCCGCGCCCTACTTCGCCGATCTCAAGCGTTTCCTGCTGGCCGAGAGAGACGGCGGTGCCCGCTTCTTCCCGCCCGGGCCGCAGATCTTCGGGGCATTCGACCTGACGCCTTTCGACGCGGTGCGGGTGGTCATCCTCGGCCAGGACCCCTACCACGGGCCCGGCCAGGCTCACGGCCTGGCCTTCTCGGTCCCCGCCGGCGTGGCCCTGCCGCCGTCGCTGGTCAACATCTTCAAGGAACTGGCGACCGACCTGGGCGTGCCGGCGCCGCGCCACGGCAGCCTCGAGAGCTGGGCGCGCCAGGGGGTGCTCCTGCTCAACGCGACCCTCACGGTGCGGGCGCACGAGGCCGGCTCCCACCAGGGCAAGGGCTGGGAGCGCTTCACCGACGGCGCCATCCGCGCCCTGGCCGAGCGGCGGGGCGGCCTGGTCTTCCTGCTCTGGGGGCGCTACGCCCGCGGGAAGAAGCCCCTCATCGACGAAAGGCGCCACCTCGTGCTCGAGGCGCCGCATCCCTCGCCGCTGTCGGCCAGCTACGGCTTCTTCGGCTGCCGGCATTTCTCCCGGGCAAACGCGTACCTGCTCGATCGCGGCCTGGCCGCGATCGACTGGGCCATTTAA
- a CDS encoding hydratase: MKQRILRAALSLHCLLVASAPGRAHEGHSHDPAPAAADPRAVAPTLAHFYKARKGAPALTAGMTLDQAYQVQDALVAILARDFEARRTGAGQIAGYKAALTNPAVQEKFGVKTPLRGVLLAGMLVPSGSEVDAAFGSNPLHEGDLLLRVRSGAINLAKTRSELLDALDAVIPFIELPDLVYARDVVVDGPALAAADAGARLGVVGSPIPLAAGQDWERRLAEFKLEILDEQGQVQATGFGQHLLGHPLDAALWLRDAIVASGRELKRGDVLSLGTVTRLVPVVAGTQVRARYSGLDPRGPVEVLVKFVARPVEP; the protein is encoded by the coding sequence ATGAAGCAACGAATCCTGCGGGCAGCCCTTAGCCTTCATTGCCTCCTGGTTGCATCTGCTCCCGGGCGAGCCCACGAAGGCCATTCCCACGACCCGGCCCCGGCGGCCGCCGACCCGCGCGCGGTCGCGCCGACCCTGGCGCATTTCTACAAGGCGCGCAAGGGGGCGCCGGCCCTGACGGCCGGGATGACGCTGGATCAGGCCTACCAGGTGCAGGACGCCCTTGTCGCGATCCTGGCGCGGGATTTCGAGGCGCGGCGCACGGGCGCGGGGCAGATCGCCGGGTACAAGGCCGCCCTGACCAACCCGGCCGTCCAGGAGAAGTTCGGCGTCAAGACGCCGCTGCGCGGCGTGCTGCTCGCCGGCATGCTGGTTCCGTCGGGCAGCGAGGTGGACGCGGCCTTCGGCTCCAACCCGCTCCATGAAGGCGATCTGCTGCTGCGGGTGCGCAGCGGAGCCATCAACCTCGCCAAGACGCGGTCGGAACTGCTGGACGCCCTGGACGCGGTGATCCCGTTCATCGAGTTGCCCGACCTCGTGTACGCCAGGGACGTGGTCGTCGACGGTCCCGCCCTGGCGGCCGCGGATGCGGGGGCGCGATTGGGCGTGGTGGGCTCGCCCATCCCCCTGGCCGCCGGCCAGGACTGGGAGAGGCGCCTGGCGGAGTTCAAGCTGGAGATCCTCGACGAGCAAGGTCAGGTGCAGGCGACCGGCTTCGGGCAGCACTTGCTGGGCCACCCCCTGGATGCGGCGCTGTGGCTGCGCGACGCGATCGTCGCCTCGGGCCGGGAGCTCAAGCGGGGCGATGTGCTATCCCTGGGCACCGTCACGCGCCTGGTGCCGGTCGTGGCGGGCACCCAGGTGCGGGCCCGCTACAGCGGCCTGGATCCCCGCGGGCCGGTGGAGGTCTTGGTGAAGTTCGTGGCCCGGCCGGTGGAGCCCTGA
- a CDS encoding amidohydrolase family protein has protein sequence MKHVDLHVHLAGLGDGVTGCHVSPRMARSVQFLAMRQLARLGGVRTDADYADRLVRLVDESTSLDYACLFALDGVYDAHGDFRPDRSHLYVPNEYAIQVAKRSPRLLPVVSINPQRKDALEELARWGPEAVALKWLPPAQHFDPSDSRYADFRQLLAELELPVICHSGTEHTLPGVAQRLGDPTLCEPLLKLGVPVVFAHCGTCTVFEPWANHVPAFGRLLATYDHAYGDTAGFCSLVRYRNVFRFSTDLFAGRILHGSDFPVPTSSVYFWKALGLGGVRRLEGISNPLDKDAQIKRAAGMPAEVFTKAYTLLEPRIRRIKNEATNPAGSP, from the coding sequence GTGAAACACGTCGACCTTCACGTACACCTCGCCGGCCTCGGAGACGGGGTCACCGGCTGCCATGTCTCGCCGCGCATGGCGCGGTCGGTGCAGTTCTTGGCGATGCGGCAGCTCGCACGCCTTGGCGGGGTGCGCACGGACGCCGACTACGCCGACAGGCTGGTGCGGCTGGTCGACGAGAGCACCTCCCTGGACTATGCCTGCCTGTTCGCGCTGGACGGGGTGTACGACGCGCATGGCGACTTCCGCCCCGATCGCTCCCATCTCTACGTACCCAACGAGTATGCCATCCAGGTGGCGAAGCGCTCGCCCAGGCTGCTGCCGGTCGTCTCGATCAACCCGCAGCGCAAGGACGCGCTGGAAGAACTCGCTCGCTGGGGCCCCGAGGCCGTGGCCCTCAAGTGGCTGCCGCCGGCCCAGCACTTCGACCCGTCCGACTCGCGGTACGCCGATTTCCGCCAGTTGCTGGCGGAGCTGGAGTTGCCGGTGATCTGCCACTCGGGCACGGAGCACACGCTGCCCGGCGTCGCGCAGCGCCTGGGCGATCCGACGCTGTGCGAGCCGCTGCTGAAGCTCGGCGTGCCTGTCGTCTTCGCGCACTGCGGCACCTGCACCGTCTTCGAACCCTGGGCGAACCACGTGCCGGCCTTCGGGCGCCTGCTGGCCACCTACGACCACGCCTACGGCGACACCGCGGGTTTCTGCTCGCTGGTGCGCTACCGCAACGTCTTCCGCTTCTCGACCGATCTCTTCGCCGGGCGCATCCTGCACGGGTCGGACTTTCCCGTGCCGACCAGTTCGGTCTATTTCTGGAAAGCGCTGGGGCTGGGCGGCGTCCGGCGCCTGGAGGGCATCTCCAACCCGCTGGACAAGGATGCCCAGATCAAGCGCGCCGCCGGGATGCCCGCCGAGGTTTTCACGAAAGCCTATACTCTCCTGGAACCACGCATCCGGCGGATCAAGAATGAAGCAACGAATCCTGCGGGCAGCCCTTAG